From the Myripristis murdjan chromosome 14, fMyrMur1.1, whole genome shotgun sequence genome, one window contains:
- the zbtb21 gene encoding zinc finger and BTB domain-containing protein 21, translating into MESLVHYSNPSHAPSVLGFLNEQRLRGQMCDIVLAVADQRYQAHRSVLAASSEYFQSLFTRLDAETLKVVHLDFCEPEAFEIVLNYIYSSSLFVDKGSLAAIQELGYSLGIPFLTNIVSARPHVSYCVSRKRLSFSEEEENDGQTRSVIVCRVRNDTSVHGHSHYQRKTSEISSYPHSTREAAQPPSEHNSHESIRNSDHLKSSETSENFDRKSTYPYTSILKGNPSLVTSVRPQLTSSVSFSDAEVQHISLQPDSDQDTKKEEEQEELVCHTKVPIQGQTSETSHTIDRSGPLIKSLLRRSLSMDSPVPVFSPTLELKELQNREQSVVKMASSTSGPESSDHNGNSKRSSPLVLRSKYPSRYDEETQVEGEVCVKAEPSSPLADPLEIIRITVGDTLPVNLKDFQTNYDQGSRPDLSPLGKRKNRSDNRRYPFKKTRGFKEHPLPLDENMSEKVPQTASTDSNYNTGESQQNKIFKCWNCLKVFRSSAGLHRHVNMYHNPEKPYACDICHKRFHTNFKVWTHCQTQHGVVQNPASSSSSSVLDEKFQKKLIDIVREREIKKALLWKLKRNKQGLQSSTLTKKRSRANFICPYCGKGFLFQSQYRQHLRTHPAEKAEQDTAGESILYQKQDEIIQQKNTDTGVYSCRLCNVKLSSLFEQGDHERGCRHATVCPYCGLRFSSPAVKKDHEAHCKYKKLTCLECMRTFKSSFSIWRHQVEVHNQNMMTVKDQMNLKLEENNGEASDMLGQGHYRDEPLATRSSRENINYSDSSGPPIYDSEDSSSYVPEDLSMGHHGKLVVKEEPIEEAVSERENTETAKTGPEEPGVWPCEKCGNLFSSRKDLERHQELLCHIKPFICHICNKAFRTNFRLWSHFQSHMSAADEAGAKEVERRPSSPSPSPPMTPQVSGRPSPQASVLKSAQTVQAAAVVAEESSSPEPCSSTVAKSKRPEAERQASSHSPVSRSNSMEASAGPQESDTLFYHAPSLSALTFKRQYMCKLCHRTFKTAFSLWSHEQSHSHV; encoded by the coding sequence ATGGAGAGCCTCGTGCATTACAGTAATCCCTCCCATGCCCCTTCAGTGTTAGGGTTTCTCAATGAGCAGCGTCTCAGGGGCCAGATGTGTGACATAGTCCTGGCTGTGGCGGATCAGAGGTACCAGGCCCACAGGAGTGTTCTGGCTGCCAGCAGTGAGTATTTCCAGTCCCTCTTCACACGGCTGGATGCAGAGACCCTCAAAGTTGTACACTTGGACTTCTGTGAGCCTGAAGCCTTTGAGATAGTCCTGAATTACATTTATTCATCCTCACTGTTTGTGGACAAAGGCAGCCTGGCAGCAATCCAAGAGCTGGGCTACAGCCTTGGAATCCCCTTCCTTACCAACATTGTGTCAGCAAGGCCACATGTGTCCTACTGTGTCTCCAGAAAAAGGCTGTCCttctcagaggaggaggagaatgacgGTCAGACAAGGAGCGTCATTGTGTGTCGTGTTCGCAACGACACGTCTGTCCATGGTCACTCACATTATCAAAGGAAGACGTCTGAGATATCGTCTTACCCCCACTCAACCCGAGAGGCGGCTCAGCCTCCTTCAGAACACAACTCACATGAATCAATCAGGAACTCGGATCATCTGAAATCAtctgaaacgagtgaaaattttGATAGGAAGTCCACCTATCCATATACCTCCATATTAAAAGGGAATCCATCTCTTGTCACATCAGTGAGGCCGCAGCTGACATCATCAGTGTCTTTCAGTGATGCAGAAGTGCAGCACATCAGTTTGCAGCCAGATAGTGATCAGGACActaaaaaggaggaggagcaggaggagcttgTCTGTCACACCAAAGTGCCCATTCAGGGTCAAACCAGTGAAACAAGCCACACCATTGACAGGAGCGGGCCACTTATAAAAAGCCTTCTTCGTAGATCGTTATCCATGGACAGCCCTGTTCCAGTCTTTTCACCCACGCTGGAGCTCAAAGAACTGCAAAACCGAGAGCAGTCGGTTGTTAAAATGGCATCAAGCACATCTGGGCCAGAATCATCAGATCACAACGGCAATTCAAAAAGATCATCTCCACTGGTTCTCAGGTCAAAGTACCCCAGCAGGTATGATGAAGAAACTCAGGTAGAGGGAGAGGTTTGTGTGAAAGCTGAGCCCAGCAGTCCTCTCGCTGACCCCTTGGAGATTATTCGAATTACAGTTGGAGATACTTTGCCAGTTAATCTGAAAGACTTTCAAACAAACTATGACCAAGGTTCCAGGCCAGACTTAAGCCCCcttgggaaaagaaaaaacaggtcAGACAACAGAAGATATCCATTCAAGAAGACCAGAGGTTTTAAAGAACATCCCCTTCCACTTGATGAGAACATGTCAGAAAAAGTACCTCAGACTGCCAGTACGGACAGTAATTATAACACTGGAGAGTCACAGCAGAACAAGATTTTCAAATGCTGGAATTGTTTGAAGGTGTTCAGATCCAGTGCTGGACTGCACCGTCATGTAAACATGTATCACAACCCCGAAAAGCCGTATGCTTGCGACATCTGCCACAAGCGCTTCCATACAAACTTCAAAGTGTGGACACACTGCCAAACCCAGCATGGTGTAGTACAAAACCCAGCTtcatcctccagctcctctgtaCTCGATGAGAAGTTTCAAAAGAAACTGATAGATAttgtgcgagagagagaaataaagaaagctTTGCTTTGGAAATTGAAGAGAAATAAGCAGGGGTTGCAATCTTCTACACTTACCAAAAAGAGGTCAAGAGCCAACTTCATATGTCCTTACTGTGGGAAAGGATTTCTGTTCCAGTCTCAATACAGGCAGCATTTGAGGACACATCCTGCTGAAAAAGCTGAGCAGGACACAGCAGGGGAGAGCATCCTCTATCAGAAACAGGATGAGATCATTCAACAGAAGAACACAGACACTGGTGTTTACTCCTGTAGACTTTGCAATGTGAAGCTGTCCTCACTCTTTGAGCAGGGTGACCATGAGAGGGGCTGCCGACACGCCACTGTATGCCCATACTGTGGTCTCCGATTCTCAAGTCCTGCGGTTAAGAAAGACCATGAAGCACATTGCAAGTACAAGAAACTGACGTGCCTAGAATGCATGCGGACTTTCAAGTCCTCCTTCAGCATATGGCGCCACCAGGTGGAGGTCCACAACCAAAACATGATGACTGTTAAAGACCAGATGAACCTGAAGCTAGAAGAGAACAACGGAGAAGCCTCTGACATGCTGGGACAGGGGCATTACAGGGATGAGCCTCTAGCAACCAGGAGTTCAAGAGAAAACATTAACTACAGTGACTCCTCAGGTCCACCTATATATGACTCAGAAGATTCTTCATCCTATGTGCCTGAGGACCTGAGCATGGGCCATCATGGCAAGTTGGTAGTGAAGGAAGAGCCGATAGAAGAGGCCGTGAGTGagagggaaaacacagagacTGCCAAAACCGGGCCTGAAGAACCCGGTGTGTGGCCGTGCGAGAAATGTGGAAATCTCTTCAGCTCTCGCAAAGACCTGGAACGGCACCAGGAGCTGCTATGCCACATCAAACCCTTCATCTGTCACATCTGTAACAAAGCCTTCAGGACCAACTTCCGCCTTTGGAGCCACTTCCAGTCCCACATGTCAGCTGCTGATGAAGCTGGAGCCAAAGAGGTCGAAAGACGcccttcatctccctctccctccccgcCCATGACCCCTCAAGTCTCTGGACGTCCTTCCCCTCAGGCCTCTGTGCTCAAATCAGCCCAGACGGTGCAAGCGGCTGCAGTGGTGGCCGAGGAGTCGAGCAGCCCAGAGCCTTGTAGCTCAACAGTAGCCAAGAGCAAGAGGCCTGAAGCAGAAAGGCAAGCCAGCAGCCACAGCCCTGTGTCAAGATCAAACAGCATGGAGGCTTCAGCTGGTCCTCAGGAATCAGACACACTCTTTTACCAcgcaccctctctctctgctctgacatTTAAGAGGCAGTATATGTGTAAACTCTGTCACCGGACTTTTAAGACAGCCTTTAGTCTCTGGAGCCATGAGCAGAGCCACAGCCACGTGTAA